One Sulfoacidibacillus ferrooxidans DNA window includes the following coding sequences:
- a CDS encoding protein kinase domain-containing protein: MSFNMRAETDPPDIQKNSVLNGRWSGETYRIIQHLGTGANGKVYLVWRRQSRVALKIGVDATAIALEYEHLREIAEKINNAGVVPELFELEDVVVHGVTYPVLVMEWIDGVDVEQFVLQRGDLWVAVCLWKIIRLIDTLHQQGFVFCDIKPGNLLFDLQSAEPRLVDFGGVTPIGQAVREFTEMYDRAWWGRGSRKADVAYDTFACAMLGMQLACPISKGELERLQKKSPNERSAFLDQRLHTTWKQDDLRIALQPALSGTARLASLRIALAPLLQRTAHPTKTERVAIHDGRLNRRRRFDATDWGLLVSVLAFTLAMCTLWWIGTL, encoded by the coding sequence ATGTCGTTTAATATGCGGGCGGAAACGGATCCGCCCGATATACAAAAAAACAGCGTATTGAATGGACGGTGGAGTGGCGAAACCTATCGCATCATTCAACACTTGGGCACCGGAGCCAATGGAAAGGTCTATCTAGTTTGGCGTAGACAAAGTAGAGTTGCGCTTAAAATAGGTGTTGATGCAACCGCTATTGCACTTGAATATGAGCATTTACGAGAGATTGCTGAAAAAATAAATAACGCAGGAGTCGTTCCTGAATTATTTGAATTAGAAGATGTTGTTGTACATGGAGTCACCTATCCAGTACTCGTCATGGAGTGGATTGATGGCGTAGATGTTGAACAGTTTGTATTACAACGCGGAGATCTATGGGTTGCCGTCTGCTTATGGAAAATCATTCGCCTCATTGATACCCTTCATCAACAGGGTTTCGTTTTTTGTGATATAAAACCTGGTAATCTCCTCTTTGACCTTCAGTCTGCAGAACCTCGCCTTGTTGATTTTGGTGGGGTTACACCTATCGGACAAGCTGTTCGAGAATTCACAGAGATGTACGATCGCGCTTGGTGGGGGCGAGGATCGCGCAAGGCGGACGTAGCTTATGATACATTTGCTTGCGCCATGCTTGGTATGCAGTTAGCTTGTCCCATTTCGAAGGGAGAGTTGGAACGATTGCAAAAGAAAAGTCCTAATGAGCGCAGTGCATTTCTAGATCAACGTCTACACACCACTTGGAAGCAAGATGACTTGCGTATAGCTCTGCAACCTGCACTAAGTGGAACTGCACGTTTAGCTTCCTTGCGCATTGCACTTGCCCCCTTATTACAGCGCACTGCACATCCCACAAAAACAGAAAGAGTTGCAATTCATGATGGAAGATTGAATAGACGAAGGCGATTTGATGCAACGGATTGGGGGCTATTGGTGTCGGTATTGGCCTTTACACTGGCCATGTGTACCTTATGGTGGATTGGCACTTTATAA
- the spoIIE gene encoding stage II sporulation protein E — translation MHSKSKQKGKGIYGMRPPIHLVSATSESRAHTLPPQTDFSQAEPKRLNQHLVRIRFMLIALVVGYLMGRAVILDSLTPFALAGYAVSLNLRKGTSVWVGTGLLLGSISAMSAGANPLLLLAMLVSYRLLIYFFTRVDRIDVHAIPFLVFAVDAGFRIGFVLPTPHLTLYTVGMAVVDGILSFLLTLMFLQLPPLLSSARVQKQWQTDEVIGMVILLASLMTGLKGVSIHGISLEGVFARYLVVVFAAVGGAGIAGTVGIVTGVILSLGALTMSPLIGILGFAGVLAGMLREGKRFLIGIGFLVGSAILALYSSHPASAQQSLILSAIAVALFYITPKRMFEALARVTPGTTNHTLRQQEHVRRIKSMMTKRIEEVATVFSELGASFSSAVETPYRTQDVTDHAIEFTKSEICASCRRFERCWKREEEHTAADFKAALHQLTVDEELTLQNVPKELYSRCIKLERLLPALQRAEISSTREHTLLRQVRESRKLVASQLAGVGVIMRDLASEIEREEGASRKQESQIMAALAKLGLEVQGIDIVSLEEGKVEIEILEMHPSGHNECGKLVAPLLSEVLGETITVKKAEPSPDGSYQVVTLASAKRFQVSSGFASAAKDGTLQSGDFFNVVDVGNGRYALALSDGMGNGERAHSESSAAVTIVQQLLKAGFDESLAIKTVNSALLLRSDQEMYATLDLAVIDLYTAQTEFLKVGSVPSYIKQGKFVSALHGHSLPIGILSQIEVQTERIPLSEGDMVVFMSDGILEAVSHLQDPDHWIARQLERFDSDDPQIIADLLLESSVRAAGGLIKDDMTILCAKIETFKPEWATIHLPDLPTIRNRKGRARAKTPEPPRQLVQV, via the coding sequence ATGCATTCGAAAAGCAAACAAAAGGGCAAGGGCATATATGGTATGCGTCCGCCTATTCATTTGGTATCTGCCACATCTGAGTCTCGGGCTCATACACTTCCCCCGCAGACAGATTTTTCGCAAGCAGAGCCCAAACGATTGAATCAACATTTGGTGCGTATTCGCTTTATGCTCATCGCGCTTGTCGTCGGTTATTTAATGGGACGAGCGGTGATTCTTGATTCGCTAACACCGTTTGCTCTTGCTGGGTATGCTGTATCACTCAATCTTCGCAAGGGTACATCTGTTTGGGTTGGAACTGGGTTGCTACTAGGATCCATCTCAGCCATGTCGGCAGGTGCAAATCCCTTATTATTACTGGCTATGCTGGTGAGTTATCGACTTTTAATTTACTTTTTCACACGTGTGGATCGCATCGATGTTCATGCTATACCATTTTTGGTGTTTGCAGTGGATGCTGGATTTCGCATCGGGTTTGTACTGCCAACACCACATTTGACACTGTATACAGTCGGAATGGCTGTGGTAGATGGCATTCTTTCCTTTCTTCTCACACTAATGTTTTTACAACTCCCCCCGTTGCTTAGTTCTGCTCGGGTTCAAAAACAGTGGCAAACGGATGAAGTGATTGGCATGGTCATATTACTCGCCTCATTGATGACTGGGTTAAAAGGCGTGTCTATTCATGGGATATCCCTTGAAGGTGTATTTGCGCGCTACCTAGTAGTCGTTTTTGCAGCTGTAGGTGGAGCTGGGATAGCGGGGACAGTGGGTATTGTCACGGGAGTTATCCTCTCTCTTGGTGCATTAACCATGAGCCCTTTAATTGGCATTCTTGGATTCGCAGGTGTTTTAGCAGGAATGCTGCGTGAGGGAAAGCGGTTTTTAATTGGAATTGGATTTCTTGTTGGTTCTGCTATATTAGCTCTCTATTCTTCTCATCCTGCCAGCGCACAGCAAAGTTTGATCTTATCAGCTATTGCCGTGGCCCTCTTTTATATCACACCTAAACGCATGTTTGAAGCGTTAGCGCGGGTCACTCCAGGCACGACGAATCACACATTGCGTCAACAAGAGCACGTCCGCCGCATTAAGTCGATGATGACCAAACGAATTGAAGAGGTAGCTACTGTATTTTCAGAACTTGGAGCTTCTTTTTCTAGTGCAGTGGAAACCCCTTATCGTACACAAGATGTGACAGATCATGCAATTGAATTTACTAAAAGTGAAATATGTGCATCTTGCCGACGGTTTGAGCGATGCTGGAAAAGAGAGGAGGAGCATACAGCGGCAGATTTTAAGGCAGCGTTGCATCAACTTACAGTAGATGAGGAATTGACATTACAAAATGTTCCAAAAGAGTTATATAGTCGATGTATCAAATTAGAACGACTTTTACCTGCGCTACAACGCGCAGAGATATCTTCAACCAGAGAGCACACGCTGCTGCGCCAAGTGCGAGAAAGTCGCAAGTTAGTCGCATCTCAATTGGCTGGTGTAGGTGTCATCATGCGTGATTTAGCGAGTGAGATCGAACGTGAAGAAGGGGCGAGCCGTAAACAAGAGTCTCAGATTATGGCCGCCCTTGCCAAACTTGGGCTCGAGGTACAGGGCATAGACATCGTTTCATTGGAAGAGGGGAAGGTGGAGATTGAAATACTCGAAATGCATCCTTCAGGCCATAATGAGTGTGGAAAATTAGTTGCACCGTTGTTGTCTGAAGTGCTAGGAGAAACGATTACTGTGAAGAAGGCAGAGCCATCTCCAGATGGTTCTTATCAGGTCGTTACACTAGCATCCGCGAAGCGGTTTCAAGTGAGCTCAGGATTTGCTAGTGCTGCTAAAGATGGAACTTTGCAAAGTGGGGATTTCTTTAATGTCGTCGATGTTGGGAACGGACGGTATGCACTAGCACTTAGTGATGGGATGGGCAATGGTGAGCGAGCGCATAGTGAATCGAGTGCCGCTGTCACGATTGTGCAGCAGCTTTTAAAGGCTGGGTTCGACGAGAGTCTAGCGATCAAAACGGTCAATTCAGCTTTGCTCTTGCGGTCTGATCAAGAAATGTATGCAACTCTTGACTTAGCCGTGATCGATCTCTATACGGCTCAAACGGAATTTCTTAAAGTAGGATCTGTACCAAGTTATATTAAGCAAGGGAAGTTTGTGAGTGCATTACATGGGCATAGTTTACCTATAGGAATTTTGTCGCAAATTGAGGTTCAGACAGAGCGGATTCCTCTTTCAGAAGGAGATATGGTGGTCTTTATGTCAGATGGCATTTTAGAGGCTGTATCGCATTTACAGGATCCTGATCACTGGATTGCTCGACAACTAGAACGGTTTGATTCAGATGATCCGCAAATCATTGCAGATTTACTGTTAGAGTCATCTGTACGAGCGGCTGGAGGGCTAATTAAGGATGATATGACGATTCTTTGCGCTAAAATTGAAACATTCAAACCAGAGTGGGCAACCATACACTTGCCCGATTTACCCACCATTCGAAATCGCAAGGGGCGTGCGCGAGCAAAAACACCTGAGCCGCCAAGGCAATTAGTTCAAGTATAG
- a CDS encoding ComE operon protein 2: MRKPWDAYFIEMASLVATRSTCNRKQVGAVIVREKRTIASGYNGSVAGDVHCIDVGCKVVDGHCIRTVHAESNAILQCAKFGVSTRDADLYVTHFPCLQCTKQIIQAGIAKVIYAEEYHIDPYALELFAQANVTLVYLGQLRSTSV; this comes from the coding sequence ATGCGAAAACCATGGGATGCATATTTTATAGAAATGGCTTCACTAGTAGCGACTCGGAGCACGTGTAATCGCAAACAAGTAGGGGCTGTGATTGTACGTGAAAAGCGAACCATCGCCTCTGGGTATAATGGCAGTGTTGCAGGGGATGTTCATTGTATCGATGTAGGTTGTAAAGTCGTGGATGGCCACTGTATTCGCACAGTCCATGCTGAGAGCAACGCTATCTTACAGTGTGCAAAGTTTGGGGTTAGTACGCGCGATGCAGATCTTTACGTCACTCATTTTCCTTGTCTACAGTGCACAAAACAGATTATTCAAGCTGGCATTGCAAAAGTGATTTATGCGGAGGAATATCATATCGATCCATATGCACTTGAACTATTCGCGCAAGCAAACGTTACCCTTGTCTATTTGGGGCAATTGCGCAGCACTAGCGTATAG
- the cmpA gene encoding cortex morphogenetic protein CmpA, translating to MPNWLKNQLLRAFRDGDKRSVLMLNRVYYKYRRTTQVDGLDQIN from the coding sequence ATGCCGAATTGGCTTAAAAACCAACTCCTGCGGGCGTTTCGAGATGGGGATAAACGTTCTGTGCTCATGTTAAACCGCGTGTATTATAAATATCGGCGAACGACGCAGGTAGATGGGTTGGATCAGATCAATTAA
- a CDS encoding S1 domain-containing RNA-binding protein yields the protein MSIELGSKLEGKVTGITHFGAFILLPSGETGLVHISEIADSYVRDINEHLKVNDPVTVKVINVDNGKIGLSIRQAADNPVPQRPQRPQRPRNNERPVGRQTFEDKMLRFMKDSEDRLQALKRSESKRGGRGGRRS from the coding sequence ATGTCGATTGAACTGGGCAGCAAATTGGAAGGTAAAGTGACGGGCATTACACATTTTGGTGCATTTATTTTATTGCCAAGTGGAGAAACAGGTCTCGTTCACATCTCAGAAATTGCCGATTCATACGTACGGGACATTAATGAACATTTGAAGGTTAATGATCCAGTTACTGTAAAGGTCATCAATGTTGACAATGGCAAGATTGGATTGTCCATTCGTCAAGCTGCGGATAATCCTGTACCGCAAAGACCGCAAAGGCCTCAAAGACCAAGGAATAATGAACGTCCGGTTGGAAGGCAAACTTTTGAAGATAAGATGTTGAGATTTATGAAAGATAGTGAAGATCGATTGCAAGCGCTCAAACGTAGCGAATCAAAAAGAGGCGGCAGAGGCGGTCGAAGAAGTTAG
- a CDS encoding FtsB family cell division protein, with translation MERELATKVVRMEKPSKRKFPIKLRHVIVLAFVVWGAYTYLFVQRPLLEQEAMTKAKVADQVSAATQESQQLAQEVTALHSNQYIAQLAERKYNLIQHGDILFTTTPPEAN, from the coding sequence ATGGAACGAGAACTCGCAACGAAAGTTGTACGCATGGAGAAGCCATCTAAACGGAAATTCCCCATTAAACTGCGTCATGTAATTGTACTTGCATTTGTAGTTTGGGGCGCCTATACATATCTGTTTGTACAACGCCCATTATTGGAGCAAGAAGCGATGACAAAGGCAAAGGTTGCTGATCAGGTGAGTGCTGCCACACAAGAGTCACAGCAGCTTGCACAAGAAGTAACTGCACTACACTCCAACCAGTACATTGCGCAGTTAGCTGAGCGCAAGTACAATTTAATTCAACATGGGGATATATTGTTCACGACAACTCCGCCAGAGGCGAATTGA
- the yabQ gene encoding spore cortex biosynthesis protein YabQ — protein sequence MELQAQYATAILMSVAGATLGAVYDMYRTCIKEWRFLRIYSSLLDLSFWGFAVLFVFTLLLGANDGDVRIVVFVLLSLGWLVYYYTAHALVVASTRLVVRVLYQVIRFIYRMFVIVFVMPLVYVFKVFVYVLHVLDGVLLMVEPIIVWPVIKTGDGLLLTNRGIQKIVLPWWKKGKDNGMRMANQYKTIIVGWLQPSRPNDEDRDDEDET from the coding sequence ATGGAACTTCAAGCGCAATATGCCACGGCCATATTGATGAGCGTCGCTGGGGCGACGCTCGGAGCAGTGTATGACATGTATCGAACCTGCATAAAAGAATGGCGTTTTTTACGAATATATTCGTCGCTGCTTGACTTATCATTTTGGGGATTTGCGGTACTATTTGTATTTACATTATTGCTAGGTGCAAATGATGGAGATGTGCGGATTGTTGTGTTTGTTTTGCTCTCGCTAGGTTGGCTCGTGTATTACTACACTGCACATGCACTCGTAGTAGCTAGTACCCGCCTTGTTGTTCGCGTATTGTATCAGGTAATACGGTTTATATATCGGATGTTTGTTATCGTGTTTGTTATGCCTTTAGTCTACGTGTTTAAGGTGTTTGTCTATGTCTTGCATGTGTTGGACGGCGTTTTGTTGATGGTAGAACCTATCATTGTGTGGCCTGTGATCAAGACGGGCGATGGGCTACTGCTCACAAATCGAGGTATTCAAAAAATTGTTCTACCTTGGTGGAAAAAAGGGAAGGATAACGGCATGCGCATGGCGAATCAATATAAGACAATCATCGTAGGTTGGTTACAGCCTAGTCGACCAAACGATGAAGATCGGGATGACGAAGACGAGACATAG
- the yabP gene encoding sporulation protein YabP, with protein sequence MPDERQRREVEKHQVLVVNRKYAEVTGVINIESFDVREFVLQTTSGMLAIRGENLHIKALSLENGLVSIEGTMFDFAYFDEGSSTAQKAKGLLGKIFK encoded by the coding sequence GTGCCAGATGAACGGCAGCGTAGAGAAGTAGAAAAACATCAGGTTCTCGTCGTGAACCGTAAGTATGCAGAGGTGACGGGAGTCATCAATATTGAATCGTTTGATGTGAGAGAATTTGTACTACAAACGACGAGTGGCATGCTTGCTATTCGCGGGGAAAATTTACACATTAAAGCACTTAGCCTGGAGAATGGGTTGGTGTCCATTGAAGGGACAATGTTTGACTTTGCCTATTTTGACGAGGGGTCAAGCACGGCTCAAAAGGCAAAAGGCTTGCTTGGAAAAATATTTAAGTAA